The following proteins are co-located in the Patescibacteria group bacterium genome:
- a CDS encoding aminoacyl--tRNA ligase-related protein, with product MRYSQLFSKSSKNRPGDADSVNARYLVQGGFVHQEMAGVYSWLPLGLRVLRNVEKIVREEMNSLGGQEILMTALQPKENWQKTNRWDSVDVLFKVPSQTGKEYGLGPTAEELVTPLVQEFVKSYKDLPLAVYQIQTKFRDELRAKSGVLRGREFLMKDMYSFHTSVEDFERFYEQAKQGYLKAYSRMGLDAKVTESSGGSFSKKASHEFQVETPAGEDDLILCRNCSFAQNTEIATVKAGDACPNCKGELVATKGIEVGNIFDLSDRFSKDFNFVVQGEDGKSMPILMGCYGIGVSRLVGAIVEASHDDKGIIWPKAVAPFAVNLVTLNAKSAEVQKSVDEAAEKLYVELSGKGIDVLWDDREGVAPGAKFADADLVGIPVRVVISEKSLAAGGAEWKERAGGEAKIVPLDDVLTALK from the coding sequence ATGCGCTACTCCCAACTCTTTTCGAAATCTTCTAAGAACCGGCCTGGCGATGCGGATTCCGTGAATGCGCGGTATCTGGTGCAGGGCGGATTTGTCCACCAGGAAATGGCCGGTGTTTATTCTTGGCTGCCACTCGGCTTGCGCGTTTTGCGTAACGTGGAAAAGATCGTACGTGAGGAGATGAACTCACTTGGCGGTCAGGAGATTTTGATGACTGCGCTCCAGCCTAAAGAGAACTGGCAGAAGACTAACCGTTGGGATTCAGTTGACGTGCTTTTTAAAGTTCCGAGCCAGACTGGTAAGGAATACGGTCTCGGCCCAACTGCTGAGGAGCTCGTCACTCCGCTAGTGCAGGAATTCGTTAAGTCCTACAAAGACTTGCCGTTGGCTGTCTATCAAATTCAAACAAAGTTCCGCGATGAGCTCCGCGCCAAGAGCGGCGTGCTTCGTGGTCGAGAGTTCCTAATGAAGGACATGTACTCGTTCCATACATCCGTCGAGGATTTCGAACGCTTCTACGAACAGGCCAAGCAGGGATACCTGAAGGCCTACTCGCGAATGGGACTAGACGCGAAAGTTACCGAATCTTCCGGTGGTTCATTCTCGAAGAAAGCCTCTCATGAGTTCCAGGTTGAAACCCCTGCCGGCGAAGATGATTTGATTCTCTGTCGCAACTGTTCGTTCGCTCAAAACACGGAGATCGCCACGGTAAAGGCCGGTGACGCCTGCCCAAACTGTAAGGGTGAGCTGGTCGCGACAAAGGGGATAGAGGTTGGAAACATTTTTGATTTGTCCGACAGATTCTCTAAAGACTTTAACTTTGTGGTGCAGGGCGAAGACGGAAAGTCTATGCCGATTCTCATGGGCTGTTACGGCATTGGCGTGTCTCGACTCGTTGGCGCTATTGTCGAAGCTTCCCATGACGATAAGGGAATTATTTGGCCGAAGGCTGTGGCTCCATTTGCCGTAAACTTGGTTACGCTAAACGCCAAGAGCGCCGAGGTTCAGAAATCAGTCGATGAGGCTGCTGAGAAGCTGTACGTCGAGCTTTCCGGAAAGGGGATTGACGTTCTTTGGGATGACCGCGAGGGCGTTGCCCCTGGGGCGAAGTTCGCCGACGCTGATCTTGTGGGTATCCCGGTGCGGGTAGTGATTTCTGAGAAGTCTCTCGCTGCTGGTGGCGCAGAATGGAAGGAGCGCGCAGGTGGGGAGGCTAAGATTGTGCCTCTGGACGATGTGCTTACAGCCCTTAAGTAA
- a CDS encoding HU family DNA-binding protein, producing MNKAELSLKLSERLDIPKKLAEDLIENFEQLVVQALVAGDEVTIAGFGTFSARTRSARMGVNPRNPTEKIRVPEVRVPKFKAGKGLKDALKKTNMSKSAPVANAS from the coding sequence ATGAACAAAGCTGAACTGTCCCTTAAGCTCTCAGAGCGCTTGGATATCCCTAAAAAGCTAGCCGAAGATCTCATTGAGAACTTTGAACAGCTAGTTGTGCAGGCGCTCGTAGCAGGCGATGAAGTAACGATTGCTGGCTTCGGTACCTTCTCTGCTCGCACACGTTCCGCTCGCATGGGCGTGAACCCACGGAACCCAACGGAAAAGATCCGTGTGCCAGAAGTCCGCGTGCCTAAGTTCAAAGCTGGTAAGGGTCTGAAGGACGCTTTAAAGAAGACCAACATGAGTAAGTCGGCACCAGTAGCTAACGCCTCCTAA
- the rny gene encoding ribonuclease Y, which translates to MLIPLILALGGLILGSLGGYLIRANIVKNQTNSAEARAVKVLEQAKEQEQRIIIEAKEKALAYVEEGKKELQVKERDVKSMHDRLADREQLFDKTLLDFETRKLQLDDYKGKLEAAKAKIDEVRQAAELKLEEVAGMGKEAALEVIMKRVEEDKQDALMSLIRKYDQHTEEELENHARKVLSLVIQRFASSQVVDSATTFVDLPSEDFKGRIIGKEGRNIKAIEHLTGCELIVDDTPGMITISGFSPVRRQVAKRALEILMKDGRIQPAKIEDAVKESKNDLAKEMKKAGEDALYELGIPVSSIDPKLVSILGRLKYRTSYGQNVLQHSIEVARISGMIGEELGMDPFPLKKGGLFHDIGKAVDHDMQGSHPQIGYNIMKKFGFPEELCYQSIAHHEDKPRTIEGVVVKAADAISGARPGARRNSVEEYLQRLQNLEMTAAGFPGVEKAYAIQAGREVRVFVQPGEIDDFKAHELARDIAKKIESELTYPGEVKVTVIRETRVIEFAR; encoded by the coding sequence ATGCTTATCCCCCTTATTCTTGCTCTCGGGGGGTTGATCCTTGGTAGTCTTGGTGGATATTTAATCCGCGCCAACATTGTCAAAAATCAAACAAACTCCGCCGAGGCACGTGCTGTAAAAGTATTAGAACAGGCTAAAGAACAGGAACAACGAATCATCATTGAGGCTAAAGAGAAGGCCCTGGCCTACGTTGAGGAGGGCAAAAAGGAGTTGCAAGTTAAGGAACGTGACGTTAAGTCCATGCATGACCGTCTCGCTGACCGCGAGCAGCTTTTTGATAAGACGCTCTTGGATTTTGAGACTCGCAAGCTCCAGCTTGATGACTATAAAGGCAAGCTTGAGGCTGCTAAGGCCAAGATTGACGAGGTTCGCCAAGCTGCCGAATTGAAACTTGAGGAAGTGGCTGGCATGGGTAAAGAGGCAGCACTCGAAGTGATCATGAAGCGAGTTGAAGAAGACAAGCAGGATGCGCTCATGAGCTTGATCCGCAAGTACGACCAGCACACAGAAGAAGAACTAGAGAACCACGCACGCAAAGTGCTCTCTCTTGTTATTCAGCGTTTTGCGTCGAGCCAGGTCGTAGATTCTGCCACCACGTTCGTCGATCTCCCGTCCGAGGACTTTAAGGGTCGTATCATCGGCAAAGAAGGCCGCAACATTAAAGCAATTGAGCACCTCACGGGCTGTGAACTTATCGTTGACGACACTCCGGGCATGATCACCATCTCCGGCTTCTCCCCCGTTCGCCGCCAAGTAGCCAAGCGCGCGCTCGAGATCCTAATGAAAGATGGTCGAATCCAACCAGCTAAGATTGAAGATGCCGTTAAAGAATCCAAGAACGACCTAGCTAAAGAAATGAAGAAAGCCGGTGAAGATGCGTTGTACGAGCTCGGCATTCCTGTTTCATCGATCGATCCTAAGCTCGTCTCTATCCTTGGTCGCCTCAAGTACCGCACGAGCTACGGACAGAACGTACTCCAGCACTCAATCGAGGTTGCCCGCATCTCCGGCATGATCGGCGAGGAGCTCGGCATGGATCCCTTCCCGCTCAAGAAAGGCGGGTTATTCCATGATATTGGCAAGGCCGTTGACCATGACATGCAGGGTTCTCATCCACAGATTGGTTACAACATCATGAAAAAGTTCGGCTTTCCAGAGGAGCTGTGCTACCAGTCAATCGCTCATCATGAGGACAAACCAAGAACCATCGAGGGCGTGGTTGTGAAAGCCGCTGACGCCATCTCAGGCGCTCGCCCGGGTGCTCGCCGTAACTCTGTAGAAGAGTACCTCCAACGCCTCCAGAACCTGGAAATGACGGCCGCTGGCTTCCCAGGAGTTGAGAAGGCCTACGCCATTCAGGCGGGCCGTGAAGTGCGTGTATTCGTTCAGCCGGGCGAGATAGATGACTTCAAGGCCCATGAGCTGGCTCGCGATATTGCTAAGAAGATTGAAAGCGAGCTGACCTACCCAGGCGAGGTCAAAGTGACCGTTATCCGCGAGACTCGGGTAATCGAGTTTGCTAGGTAA
- the truB gene encoding tRNA pseudouridine(55) synthase TruB: MPFLLIDKPAGITSHDVVDKVRKITGERTVGHAGTLDPFATGLLIVGVGRDCTKQLSTYLGMDKEYEAEFVIGATTDTLDPEGAVIPSPAVSIDQQMILDAMKKLTGEISQIPPMHSAIKVGGQKLYNLARQGKTIEVAPRQLTVHSFELLGEPNLTTWPVMIKVRIFCSSGTYIRALARDLGILLGTTGYVSSLRRTKIGEFSVTSAKTLGELTSPVLPS, encoded by the coding sequence ATGCCCTTCCTCCTAATCGATAAACCCGCCGGTATCACCTCTCATGATGTCGTCGACAAAGTCCGCAAAATCACTGGCGAACGGACTGTTGGCCATGCCGGCACGCTCGACCCCTTTGCCACAGGGCTTTTAATCGTGGGCGTGGGCCGGGACTGTACCAAACAGCTTTCGACATATCTTGGTATGGATAAGGAATACGAGGCCGAGTTTGTAATTGGGGCAACTACGGACACGCTCGACCCAGAAGGGGCCGTCATTCCCTCGCCTGCTGTCTCTATCGACCAACAGATGATCCTCGATGCCATGAAAAAGCTGACCGGCGAAATCTCACAAATCCCCCCCATGCACTCGGCCATTAAGGTCGGCGGACAAAAACTCTATAATCTAGCCCGTCAAGGAAAGACCATCGAAGTCGCCCCGCGACAGCTCACGGTTCACTCCTTCGAGTTGCTCGGCGAGCCGAATTTAACGACCTGGCCAGTCATGATCAAGGTTCGCATCTTCTGTTCGTCTGGCACCTACATTCGCGCGCTCGCGAGAGACCTGGGGATACTCCTGGGGACAACTGGATATGTTTCAAGCCTTCGCCGAACGAAAATCGGGGAATTTTCAGTAACCTCTGCAAAAACGCTTGGCGAGCTGACCTCTCCCGTGTTACCCTCCTAG
- a CDS encoding NUDIX hydrolase, with amino-acid sequence MGKTVQCVRVLGGYIEVPVDELEFRPSAYALVRRGHRLLLIRMKLTGKLFLPGGGIEPGESAGHAVVREVFEETGLKLKNVNFWKMFENFAYYDPTQKAYHVHLLIYTAEVDGDWQISREDPEEGPAEWVNMEKAKDKEFQNIALDIARLYMAWR; translated from the coding sequence GTGGGAAAGACCGTTCAGTGTGTGCGTGTGTTGGGTGGCTATATCGAGGTTCCCGTGGATGAGCTGGAGTTCCGGCCGAGTGCGTATGCGCTCGTCCGACGCGGGCATCGGCTTCTATTGATACGTATGAAGCTTACCGGCAAGTTGTTCTTGCCGGGTGGCGGGATCGAACCCGGTGAATCTGCCGGACACGCAGTGGTTCGGGAAGTCTTCGAAGAAACCGGCCTCAAGCTCAAAAATGTGAACTTCTGGAAGATGTTCGAGAACTTCGCATACTACGATCCAACCCAAAAGGCCTACCACGTCCATCTGCTGATCTACACCGCAGAAGTAGACGGCGATTGGCAGATCAGCAGGGAAGACCCTGAAGAAGGGCCTGCTGAATGGGTAAACATGGAAAAGGCGAAGGACAAAGAATTTCAGAATATCGCGCTCGATATCGCCCGGCTATACATGGCATGGCGGTAA
- a CDS encoding nucleoside monophosphate kinase: protein MTYKIIVYGLPGAGKDTQCELLANILGIPHFSTGQILRDEIAKGSELGLLVKPYVESGTMIPKGVATDIYKDKLLSPEIQKSGYIVNGYPRSVDSLKTYLEFEKPTHFIHLIIPDELARQRLSARGRGDDVSEVIETRLRRYYETEKAAADYAREHSTVQFIEISSSASPDEVTKVLLERLK from the coding sequence ATGACTTACAAAATAATTGTCTACGGTCTTCCTGGGGCGGGGAAGGATACGCAGTGCGAATTACTCGCCAATATTCTTGGAATTCCGCACTTTTCTACGGGGCAGATTTTGCGGGATGAGATTGCCAAGGGGAGCGAGCTAGGCCTGCTCGTAAAACCCTATGTCGAGTCTGGAACCATGATCCCCAAGGGCGTGGCCACTGACATCTACAAAGACAAACTATTGTCCCCAGAAATTCAGAAGAGTGGATATATTGTGAATGGTTACCCCAGATCTGTGGATTCGTTGAAGACATATCTCGAGTTCGAGAAGCCAACGCATTTTATTCACCTAATTATTCCTGACGAGCTGGCTCGCCAACGTCTATCTGCTCGTGGCCGAGGTGATGATGTCTCTGAAGTGATCGAAACCCGTCTTCGCCGCTATTACGAAACCGAGAAAGCGGCGGCGGATTATGCTCGAGAGCATTCGACGGTTCAATTTATCGAAATCAGCAGCTCAGCCTCCCCGGATGAGGTCACTAAAGTGCTCCTCGAACGTCTTAAATAG
- the mutM gene encoding bifunctional DNA-formamidopyrimidine glycosylase/DNA-(apurinic or apyrimidinic site) lyase, with translation MPELPEVETIKRQLNERLAGRVISGVEIWKTGRETPSGKRFEKKVVGGRLLAVGRRAKLLIFKFADGTAIIGHLKMTGKFLFVDKKYIRQKHDRILFVFDGGKERVVWSDVRTFGYLKYVSAKGLEEVLSKYGPEPLETPVKVLAECLKTPASRTVKAALLNQECIAGVGNIYADEACHRTGIRPTRRLSTLTEKDRVTLIKEVQKILLKSIELNGTTANDYADTNGAQGGFSALLKVYGREQEPCKKCKTPIKKIALAGRGTHYCPSCQK, from the coding sequence ATGCCCGAGCTCCCAGAGGTAGAAACAATCAAGCGTCAATTGAATGAACGCTTGGCCGGGCGAGTCATTTCGGGCGTAGAAATCTGGAAGACTGGTCGGGAGACTCCAAGCGGGAAAAGATTCGAGAAGAAGGTGGTAGGTGGTCGGTTGTTGGCCGTTGGAAGAAGAGCAAAACTTTTGATTTTTAAATTTGCTGACGGGACGGCGATAATTGGCCACTTGAAGATGACGGGTAAGTTTTTGTTTGTTGATAAAAAATATATTAGGCAGAAACACGACCGAATACTTTTTGTATTCGACGGGGGCAAAGAGAGGGTGGTGTGGTCTGATGTGCGGACTTTTGGGTATCTGAAATATGTGTCGGCGAAGGGCCTTGAAGAGGTGCTGTCGAAGTATGGTCCAGAGCCACTCGAGACACCAGTTAAGGTACTTGCTGAGTGCTTGAAAACCCCGGCCTCAAGAACCGTCAAAGCTGCGCTGTTAAACCAGGAATGTATTGCTGGCGTGGGCAATATCTACGCGGATGAGGCCTGTCACCGGACCGGGATTAGACCCACTAGACGGCTTTCGACTTTGACCGAAAAAGATCGAGTAACTTTGATCAAGGAAGTGCAAAAGATTCTGCTCAAGTCGATTGAGCTAAACGGGACCACCGCCAACGATTACGCGGATACTAATGGTGCTCAAGGCGGTTTTTCCGCTTTGTTAAAAGTTTATGGTCGCGAGCAAGAGCCATGTAAGAAATGTAAAACGCCAATTAAGAAAATAGCGCTGGCTGGACGCGGCACGCATTATTGTCCCAGCTGTCAGAAATAA
- the infB gene encoding translation initiation factor IF-2, giving the protein MNISELARRLRVSTEELRSKLPELGFDIGGKALKIPDRDVGKIQNAWQDLKKRQYLQKKMEDQKLRAEKKLQVLSGTAEHVKIPGKITVREFSTLLNLPVQKVMQELMRSGILASLNEPIDFESASIIAEDLGFIAEPAELQTESLLGAGEDRLAKAREDEKAVGAHFVTRPPVIVVMGHVDHGKTSLLDVIRKENVMAGEAGGITQHIGAYQVVRNDRLLTFIDTPGHEAFTVMRSRGAKVADIAILVVAADDGVQPQTKEAVDIIKAAKLPFIVAINKIDKDNANMELVKSQLAELGLVPEDWGGKTVCVPISAKKNLHIDQLLDVLLLVTDMEKDNIVANPERKALGTIIESRIDKGQGPVATIIVQTGTLRVGDVLSVGGYLYGKVRALTTYDGKTIKEALPSTPVKILGFKAAPSVGDILEVPENPAELEDVREDVKRSKSGAQDIGTKTAKPAEGAEEGKTDKVFLNLMVKADVLGSLEALVGMIEKIENPHVGVKISSKGLGNITDVDVAKAEATNSVIYGFNVKSSTTAADAARTKNIDLELHTVIYRIFENVVERLKKLIPSENIYTELGTGEVLALFKKTEKGQIVGAKVKKGKFVPGAVVRVLRAGQIMGEGRIEALQSGKSTVKDVLAGQDCGLSFQGKTKIEVGDTLEAYKEELQARTLAV; this is encoded by the coding sequence ATGAATATTTCGGAACTCGCGCGACGCCTACGGGTGTCCACAGAAGAATTGAGAAGCAAGCTGCCGGAGCTTGGTTTTGACATTGGAGGAAAGGCGTTGAAGATTCCAGATCGTGACGTGGGAAAGATTCAAAACGCCTGGCAGGATTTGAAAAAGCGCCAGTATCTCCAGAAGAAAATGGAGGACCAGAAGCTTCGCGCTGAGAAGAAGCTCCAGGTGCTTTCTGGTACGGCTGAACACGTAAAGATTCCGGGCAAGATTACAGTGCGCGAGTTTTCGACTCTCCTGAACTTGCCGGTGCAGAAAGTGATGCAGGAACTGATGCGTTCCGGTATTTTGGCGTCTTTGAACGAGCCGATCGACTTTGAGTCAGCTTCTATTATTGCCGAGGACTTGGGCTTCATTGCCGAGCCTGCAGAACTTCAGACTGAGTCTTTGCTTGGTGCTGGTGAGGACAGACTTGCGAAGGCTCGTGAAGACGAGAAAGCAGTAGGCGCACACTTCGTGACGCGTCCTCCAGTTATTGTCGTCATGGGCCACGTTGACCACGGCAAGACATCGCTTCTCGACGTCATCCGTAAGGAGAACGTCATGGCTGGTGAAGCTGGCGGTATCACGCAGCACATTGGCGCGTACCAGGTTGTTCGCAATGATCGTCTTTTGACCTTCATCGACACCCCAGGTCACGAAGCGTTTACGGTTATGCGTTCCCGCGGTGCGAAAGTGGCGGACATTGCTATTCTAGTTGTCGCAGCGGACGACGGCGTACAGCCCCAGACCAAAGAAGCGGTAGATATTATTAAGGCCGCCAAGCTGCCGTTCATTGTTGCGATTAACAAGATCGATAAAGACAACGCGAACATGGAGCTCGTGAAGAGCCAGTTGGCAGAACTCGGCCTGGTCCCAGAAGATTGGGGAGGGAAGACGGTTTGTGTTCCTATTTCTGCAAAAAAGAATTTGCACATTGATCAGCTCCTCGACGTCTTGCTTCTCGTCACAGACATGGAGAAGGACAACATTGTTGCCAACCCAGAACGTAAGGCACTCGGAACGATTATCGAGTCCAGAATCGACAAAGGCCAGGGACCGGTGGCGACCATCATCGTTCAGACGGGAACATTGCGTGTCGGCGACGTGCTGTCTGTCGGCGGATATTTGTACGGCAAGGTTCGTGCTTTGACCACCTATGACGGCAAGACGATTAAAGAAGCTTTGCCTTCTACACCGGTGAAGATTCTTGGCTTCAAAGCTGCACCGTCCGTTGGCGATATTCTCGAGGTCCCTGAAAATCCAGCTGAACTTGAAGACGTGCGTGAAGACGTAAAGCGTTCTAAGAGCGGTGCGCAGGATATTGGTACAAAGACCGCTAAGCCTGCTGAAGGTGCTGAAGAGGGCAAGACTGACAAGGTCTTTTTGAACCTCATGGTGAAAGCCGACGTACTTGGTTCCCTTGAAGCGCTCGTGGGTATGATTGAAAAGATTGAGAACCCGCACGTTGGGGTGAAGATTTCATCTAAGGGTCTTGGTAATATTACGGATGTAGACGTGGCCAAGGCAGAAGCGACGAACTCCGTTATCTACGGTTTCAACGTGAAGTCCAGCACTACTGCCGCTGATGCTGCTCGCACAAAGAACATTGATCTCGAGTTACATACGGTCATTTATCGAATCTTCGAGAATGTCGTCGAGCGTCTCAAGAAACTCATTCCGTCTGAGAACATTTATACGGAACTTGGTACGGGTGAAGTCCTCGCACTCTTCAAGAAGACAGAAAAAGGACAGATTGTGGGCGCTAAGGTGAAGAAGGGCAAGTTTGTTCCTGGCGCTGTTGTCCGCGTGCTCCGTGCCGGCCAGATTATGGGCGAGGGACGCATTGAAGCCCTCCAGAGCGGCAAATCCACCGTCAAAGACGTTCTTGCTGGCCAGGATTGTGGACTTTCTTTCCAGGGCAAGACGAAGATTGAAGTTGGTGATACACTCGAAGCCTACAAAGAAGAACTGCAGGCCAGAACGCTTGCGGTATAA
- the trxA gene encoding thioredoxin: MELTTANFDSQITQSTTPVVVDFWAVWCGPCKVMGPLIDELAAEMPEVSYAKVNVDENSELAMRFNVLSIPTFVVMKGGSEVGRFSGAMSKDAFKERVKQITG, encoded by the coding sequence ATGGAGCTCACTACAGCGAACTTTGATTCACAGATCACGCAGTCTACAACCCCAGTTGTCGTTGATTTCTGGGCCGTTTGGTGCGGACCATGCAAAGTCATGGGTCCACTCATTGATGAACTCGCCGCAGAAATGCCCGAGGTCTCCTATGCCAAAGTGAACGTGGATGAGAACTCCGAACTCGCTATGCGTTTCAACGTTCTCTCCATTCCCACCTTTGTGGTCATGAAGGGCGGCAGCGAGGTTGGCCGGTTTTCCGGAGCGATGAGTAAGGATGCGTTCAAGGAGAGAGTGAAACAAATCACGGGTTAG
- the trxB gene encoding thioredoxin-disulfide reductase, with product MDHQSLVIIGSGPAGYTAAIYAARAMLKPVLFAGREPGGQLMLTSEVENWPGEPTGVMGTDLMEKLKKQAERFDTVIFQDVITSVDFSSKPFTLKSEGGKEMTADAVIISTGASAKWIGCPGERELQGKGVSACATCDGFFFRGKEIVVVGGGDSAMEEANFLTRFASKVTVIHRSESFRASKIMLERAQQNPKISFIMDTTVEEVLGEESIRALKLKNTKTGEVSEFLTQGLFVAIGHKPNTELFVGTVTLDQKGYIVTEGKSTKTNIPGVFACGDVMDPYYRQAVTAAGTGCMAALEAERFLAGH from the coding sequence ATGGATCATCAATCTCTTGTCATCATCGGTTCTGGACCGGCGGGGTATACGGCAGCTATTTATGCGGCCCGAGCTATGCTTAAGCCGGTTTTATTTGCGGGGCGTGAACCCGGAGGCCAGCTCATGCTGACGAGCGAAGTGGAGAATTGGCCAGGCGAGCCGACCGGGGTGATGGGGACAGACCTCATGGAGAAGCTGAAGAAGCAGGCTGAGAGATTTGATACGGTGATTTTCCAGGACGTGATTACGTCCGTAGATTTTTCGTCGAAACCTTTCACATTGAAGAGTGAAGGTGGCAAAGAGATGACAGCTGACGCGGTGATTATATCGACGGGCGCATCTGCGAAGTGGATCGGTTGTCCTGGTGAGCGAGAACTGCAGGGCAAAGGTGTTTCCGCTTGCGCCACCTGTGATGGCTTCTTCTTCCGCGGCAAGGAGATCGTCGTGGTCGGCGGAGGAGACTCGGCCATGGAAGAAGCGAACTTTTTGACCAGGTTTGCTTCCAAGGTAACGGTGATCCACCGCAGCGAATCATTCCGAGCCAGCAAGATCATGCTCGAACGCGCGCAGCAGAACCCGAAGATTTCCTTCATCATGGATACTACGGTAGAGGAAGTTCTCGGCGAAGAGAGCATTCGGGCGCTTAAACTCAAGAACACAAAGACCGGAGAAGTGAGCGAATTTCTGACACAAGGGTTATTCGTGGCCATTGGCCACAAGCCGAATACGGAGTTATTTGTCGGCACCGTCACGCTCGACCAGAAGGGTTATATTGTGACGGAGGGTAAATCTACAAAAACAAATATCCCCGGCGTGTTTGCGTGTGGAGATGTGATGGATCCGTATTACCGGCAGGCCGTTACGGCCGCGGGAACTGGGTGTATGGCGGCGCTAGAGGCAGAGCGGTTTTTGGCGGGGCACTAG
- a CDS encoding cohesin domain-containing protein yields MAKALKIFALNFIGLIFFVFGAWPNISHAADLFFSPVTGSGTVGASFSVVAKLNTNGIIANAVDASITFPAGKLQVSSISTSGSAVSLWVMNPRFDNNAGTITFTGGQPRPGLNGSNITLAIITFVPITTGSATISYSGVSVLSGDGLASELLSGLGSATFTLNPAPPPPPAQPTPSPTTTPAPVIIYVPEPKSAAPIPEQLVCPETVPTICPTETLPTEAVPSTEQISETVICPSPATVSATISAPPLKKPIINVIVPATAILFSLLWRGETIARWGAKAIKNSLF; encoded by the coding sequence ATGGCGAAAGCGCTGAAAATATTCGCCCTAAATTTTATTGGACTTATATTTTTTGTATTCGGAGCGTGGCCGAATATCAGTCACGCTGCTGATCTATTTTTTTCACCAGTAACCGGTTCAGGGACGGTCGGCGCGAGCTTTAGCGTCGTGGCTAAACTCAACACAAACGGGATTATCGCTAACGCCGTTGATGCTTCTATCACCTTCCCCGCCGGCAAACTACAAGTTAGCTCTATCTCAACTTCCGGTTCAGCTGTCTCACTTTGGGTGATGAATCCGCGGTTCGATAACAACGCCGGAACCATTACTTTTACGGGCGGCCAGCCTCGCCCTGGATTAAATGGTTCAAACATTACGCTGGCTATCATAACCTTTGTGCCGATCACAACGGGGTCAGCCACCATCTCGTACTCGGGCGTATCTGTTTTATCTGGCGACGGCCTAGCCTCAGAACTCTTGAGCGGACTAGGCTCGGCCACTTTCACGCTAAATCCAGCTCCCCCTCCACCGCCCGCACAACCAACACCATCTCCTACCACCACGCCAGCTCCAGTGATTATTTACGTCCCAGAGCCAAAGTCTGCAGCCCCGATACCCGAACAATTAGTCTGTCCGGAAACTGTCCCGACCATCTGCCCAACCGAAACGCTCCCAACGGAGGCCGTTCCAAGCACGGAACAAATATCTGAAACCGTCATTTGCCCGAGCCCCGCAACCGTATCCGCAACCATCAGTGCCCCGCCTCTTAAAAAACCAATTATAAATGTAATTGTCCCGGCTACGGCCATTTTGTTTAGCTTGCTTTGGCGCGGTGAAACGATAGCTCGCTGGGGCGCCAAAGCCATAAAAAATAGCCTTTTCTAG